CTGAAGCTGAGAAAGGATATCTGTAAACTAAGGAAAGTGACTGGAAAACAGCACTTCCATCGTAACACACATAATCTCATACTATCTGAAGGATCATATTTGcagtaaacaaaacaacaaaacagcaaccccccccccaaaaaaaacacaaaaccaaacacaaaaccaaccaaacaacacaaaacccagATCATGCCAAGGATAAGGGGTTGCACTAACTCCAGAAGTTTTCTGTGCCTTTATTTGGCTCCTGTCACACCTAGGAAGTTAGAGGCTCTAAGGGCTCAGCAGTCCTTTGGTGAGTTCTTGGCTTAGCCAAAGGGTAAAAGAGCACCAGTCATCTTCCTGGCACATTGAAGCTGGTGGGACAGGACTATTCAGATAACTGAAATACTGGAAATTGGTCTCTAAAAGCAAAGATGCCAATCAGGGGGCATGAAACAATGAGCTGTTTTGAAGGGAGAAGTAATACCCAGAGAAATTGGTAGAAGACAGGAGGAGGATGTTGTGGGAATGCTGTGGGTACTAGTTAATGTTAATAATTTATAGTGGTAACAATTCCATGAAGGGTATTGGATTTCCTTGATTTTTTGTCTTCATTATCAGCcataaggaaaaaagcaaatacaCTTGAAATGGTACATTCAGTAAATATGAAAAACAAGCTCCAATTGCCGAAGtgacaaaagaaaatcagtaatACCATATATGCTTGACagtttttttgttactgtcctgggttgagcagcagcagtcatttttctccttcttaggagctagtacagtgctgtgttttgatcttttggccttggaacagtggtgataacgccgatgttttcagttgctgctcgaatgtttggtctggccaaggactttctgagcctcatgctctgccagggaggaggggaggccgggaggaagcagagacaggacacctgacccaaactagccaaagaggtattccataccacagcatgtcatgcccaggatgtaacttggagtgacccggaagggttgggactgcagggttggaggaggtatcggtcggtgctctgctggggggagtggggcgagttattggtcagctggtgttgaggtgttgtattctttcctcttgttatttcctttagcactattattattagtggcagcagtagtgatttgtgttataccttagttactgggctgttcttatctcaacccgtgggagttgcattctttttgattctcctctccgtccctccagaagcagggggagggcaagaagggggggagtgagcaaaagaggtttgtggttgggtttaaaccacgacagttctttttggcgcccaacgtggggcacgaagggttgagataacgacagagatgatcggattaatagtcgtcacagtgctgatttattggctctcaaagttgtttctcttgctctcagagcttcaaaatgtagtacattacttagagccggtattccctgtggtagtgtttatcaagtgtggggcttgggctaaggtttttgtttcactgtactttatggcaatggcttgtaatacgggtgggctccagcagcagggagagatggacgtggccgtggacttgtacccggtcgtcccgctgctcttcaccgccctggcccttgtcctcgcctccgtcttcgtgaggctgcggggagccgagggggagcggccccgggagccggcggcggccgaagcggcccgggagagcggccccggggaccaggcggcggcgggagcggggcccgagcccgggaggaaggcggctgccgagcagcgggaggaggcggccgaggagccgagccccgcggaggagccgagcctcgtggcggccgagagcgtcccccggcagccgcccgccgagccgcaggtggatgcaggagcccaggcagcatttcccagcaaggcagaggaggaagagctgcacccgggaaaagagaagctggtggtgggagagccggcaggcacggcagcttcaccagccccagggacaagtacagcagcgtcattggagggttctgaagggtttgaatggcctgtggatacccttgggacctgcctgctgattgcgatggggatcagcatgttggcacacacacagagtgtgttctacccacggccattttgtctgatctcagaagttaagcagactcaggtttgcttcttgtctggggttagaccacaatatgggaggaccaagagatcttccccaaggctggacagccatgagtggcagggtgtgtgggacagtatgagcgagtacctggtccactgggcccctccagtgctttggaagcattggagatggaaggcagctgtatggagtccccagcaacaagctgcagaaactgctgaaggggacagtgaattattttgaacctggtgggcccatggcacttcaggccatcagggcagagatgcgacaCAGAGacggactcatgatcgaggggtggacttagcaatggacactattgcccaggttattcactagtgtgaacactgcacacagcctctcctgctctgagagactgttacaagagatggcgcctgacatcatggaccagatggactcagcagctttataggtccatgcactaagaaatgatctttttctctgtgtgtatgtagatgtatatatatatgtaagagtgatggcatattgaagatgtgggatctgagcatgacgtgaatggtatggaataaggggtggataatgtcctgggttgagcagcagcagtcatttttctccttcttaggagctagtacagtgctgtgttttgatcttttggccttggaacagtggtgataatgctgatgttttcagttgctgctcgaatgtttggtctggccaaggactttctgagcctcatgctctgccagggaggaggggaggccgggaggaagcagagacaggacacctgacccaaactagccaaagaggtattccataccacagcacgtcatgcccaggatgtaacttggagtgacccggaagggttgggactgcagggttggaggaggtatcggtcggtgctctgctggggggagtggggcgagttattggtcagctggtgttgaggtgttgtattctttcctcttgttatttcctttagcactattattattagtggcagcagtagtgatttgtgttatatcttagttactgggctgttcttatctcaacccgtgggagttgcattctttttgattctcctctccgtccctccagaagcagggggagggcaagaagggggggagtgagcaaaagaggtttgtggttgggtttaaaccacgacagttacAAAAACctttttgaatttattttatcttataGTTCATGTAATcagcaacaacaataaaatcagaaataaaattgcattGGTTTTAGCTGGGACAGTAAGAATGTGAATCCCTGCTGCTTTATTAACTTGATTAACAGTAATTTCacaaatgctgtgttttcatggCAAATAAATGCAACTAAACACCCACTGCAAACCAACCAAATGCTTCTGGTTTTATGGGTAAAGGAGAGAACTGAAATTCTTACAGACATGTCTGAATCGCTTCTGTGTCTGTAGTTCAGGGAAACGTCATTCTGTCTAATGGTTTTAGCGtgtctttgttttttggtgCAGAGGGTACATGTCAGGTTGAAGAATTCCTGACCTCTGAAGTTTAATGTCAACACACTTCAGAATAAAACCCGCAACAGTGCATGCACCTCAGAAGGCTGAAGAAGGAGACAAACTGAAGTGACACATGAAAGTTTGTGAAAAATCACCATAAACTTTATGTAGGCAATTCCTGCAAACATCCATTATGCACTTTTGATACTTTCTCTTTAATGTAATGTCAGGGAACTGTGTTAAATTCATCTGCTTGGAAACAATTCTTGAGTGACTATTAAGGAGGAACTTATCCAGTAGGTATTTCATTCTTGAGGATTACATTGTAAATCTGTGCAAATAATACAAGAATGTAAGTAAGAGAAATTTAACAGATTTCCATTGCAGACTGATTCTTTACGATATCAGTAAAAAAGGTCCTATGTTATGACTAGAGATTCTATTTCACTTTAGTACTACAATTAAACTTTCTATTTTTGTTGTGACTTAGCAATGATGGtccttttcttccattccattTTAGTATTCCCATTGATTTAGTTTAATAAATCCCAGCTATGCTGCACTACTGGTCTGGGAAACATTCCTTGTTGAtttaaaaagagacaaaaatggAAAGCACTGcagtcaaaataaaaaagactaGGGCTGTCCAATTATGTCACATGGGAAACATCCGGATTTTGAATGTCTCTTTGTTGAATGTTGGTAATATCTAAATTACTTGAGGGTGAATATGTTTGAGTTTTTCCATTTATCCTATTTTCAAAACATACTTGGAATACAGAGCAGTAATGTATATGAAAAAATTCTGTCCACATTGGAATATCTCATATGAATTTCTGTGTGACACTCATTAGCTGTACTTTGGTAACTCTTTGATAGTGTTTCCAAGAAAACTGATACAGTCAAATGCCCATCTAGAAAATCGGTAAAGTGATCAGAGTGGTaggaacaaaaagcaaagtGATGTAATTTTGTATAATCAATACAATAAACCGCAGCTGAGAGTAATATGGAGTTGAGTGCAAGCACAGTAATAACTTCATTACTTTTCCTTACAGCTTCTGAGGCCAGTGAAGGAGAGACAACAGTCTGAGGTGAGACAGCATTCAACAGAAGCTCATCAAGTGCTTTTAGAGGCCTTTGAGAAGAACTGCTGTTGTGCTTGAAAATTGAGTATGACCTGCTGCAAAACTTTTGTTTAAAACCTTAGTTTCCTATTCTCCCCGTCTTCATTTAATGATGAAAAtgaagtgttatttttaaagataatgCTACCTTTTACCATAGGTAGTTCATCTAAAGAAACAACAGAtcttaaatacatgtttttatgATTGCAGTACTTGGCCGAGGATGAAAACCATCATCTGATTCCTTGCATTCTTTCAGTGATACGCAAAAATCTGATGGATTAAAGGATTTTCTGAGGCCAAAACTAATATCCATATTTACTCattctttggttttaaatcaAGCTTGCTTTTTTTGCCATCTGGGCAGTGAAGGTTTCAGTATCTCTGGGAGGATTTTCctctaaaaatatttgaatgtaAACTTTGATTTGTCAGTAAATCCCAGCTAGGCTTTTGTTGCTGAAAAACATATTGTTATAAGAGCACGCATCTATAAAGATTTTAAAGGACTTAGAAGATGTTTGGTTTAGGCAGATTTTTACTATGACTGAAACAGGATGAGAAAACCAGTGAATATACTATAGTTTCCAAAGCAGTCTTTGCTCTCAGTGTACTTGTTTTTATCGTAGTTCTGACCTTGTGCATTGTATTAAAGCGAGCAGCCATGAAATTGAGAATGTAAGTCTTTGCAATCAGTTGACAGCATTGCACATGAAAATGCAATATTTCTCTTTAATGCAGAACATAAAACTGGagcatttgaaaaataagaatTGTAATTAAAAGTCAtatttctgcttcctctctTCAGTGAGCATTTGTTGTAACAGTCTCTCTTAGCATctgtttacaaaaaataaacatgctGCTGAAACCACCTTTTCTGAgaataaaatattctaaaatcGTGATTGATGCACAGCACTGGCTTCACAGTAATGCTTTTGGATGCACTCTTTCAAATTTTACGTGGTAAATGTATACAACAACCAGCTACTAATTATCTCCTGGTTataagcaaagagaaagcaagtagtaaagcaaaaggaaggacCTCTGAGCTGAAATATACCAGGTGGATGTAGAACACTTCCCTGTGGGTTTTCTGCTagaatgtttgttttttctggtcATTTACTGTGTATATCCCTAAGTATCCTTTTCCTTTGGCACTTCCCAAACAGGAAGGCTCTTGtaaaaattagtatttatttttttaaaggtataaattaaattttaatataaCATAGCTTACATTTGAATAGAATTAAATAATCtacatttaataaaattattatatgATTAATAAAGCGTGACTTTAATTCTTCAGAGTCTGTATTGTAGCGTTGTCATTGTAATAGTTTTTAACAACTTGTAATGCAAACTACAGAGGTCAAATTATAATAGGAAAGGTAAAATATGTATCTTTTCAGATCTTGAATAAGATTATGCAATCAACAAAGTGAATGTGTTATGTATATTCATAGACTAAATCTTTCTCACTATATCTAAATATTGAACAAATTAGTTAGGTTAACTGAATGTAGGTATTAATTTATCTTGATTGTTCCTTTTGGGTAAATTAACTTCAGAAACTTAAGGACAGCCCTTTTGTCATATTCCTAATTCAGCATGGCCTAAACATGACCAACAAGGTGAGCAGTTATTGTCCTGCTGAGCTCCATCAGAACACACTGCATGAGCTGTCTACTGAAGGTGACACTCCAGGAAGATCTTACTGCCTTTCAGAAATTGAAATGGAACCAGTGTTGACAAAAGTATCAGCAGTTGTGCCTATCTGTATTGTTCACGTTTCAGTAGCTCAGATTTCACTGAAAATTCTTTGAGATCTTCAATACATGGAGGATTATAATCAGTAATTTAGAATTATAATGAGGAGTAATTAAGGCCTTTTGTAGATACCAGAGGGTGATCAAGGAAAGctcttttcttgctttgcaaGTGTCCTGTAGTGCTGTCAGGGTTAAATGAAATGCAACTCATGGTTTTACtattctattaaaataaaaataccttaaaatgGTGTATCTTTGCCTGTCAATATAATATCTGTCCATCTTTGTCTATTTTAGCATAATCATATGCCATATTTAGaccagaaaaatgtttttatattttattaattttaaaatattaagtagACACACAAGTATATCTTAGAATCATCTATACATTGACAGCCAATTCACCTATCTGTAAGTTCATCTTAGATTCTTTCCATTAACACATAGACCACCAATGACCTTTcaagaatatatttattattgtttCAGTGTGGCAATGCTGATGCTTTTCTGTTAGGATTGTTAAAAATAACCctctgcacctgggttggggcaaacccaggcacaactacaggctgggtggaaaatggattgagagcagacCTGGGgagacttggaggtgttgggtgaggagaagctgaaTTGacccagcccagaaagccaaatgcaccctgggctgcatcaaaaggagtgtgtccagcaggtcaagggaggtgattttccccctttgctcttgtgagaccccacctggagtcctgcatccagctttgGGGcccacaagagggacatggacttGCTTGagtgagcccagaggaggccaagaaGATGatagagggctggagcacctctgatATAGAGacagctgagagagctgggcttgttcagcctggagaagaggaggctctggGGAGGCCTttgagcagctcccagtgcctaaagtgGCCTACatgaaatctggagagggattttttacaagggtgtgtagggataggacaaggggcaatgggtttaaactgaaaaagaggaggtttaggttagacattaggaagaaatttcgTGCTATGAGGATAGTATTACATATGAAGTACACATCTGAAGAAACCGCATTTTACTCCTTTATTTTAGATTTAGATAGCAGTCACAAGATACTAGATGCTGTTAAGTGTCATGAAGCATGAAGATAACAAGATAAATGACTTAGAGGCTTTTCAGCTTGATCACATCCTCCAGTTCATTCAGTACAGATTTTGTATTCCAGACACAAATGTTGCCTTGGGGTTGAAATTATACTAGATGAATCCATGTGAGTGAGTATAATTAAGAtagtttttttcctcccccagtAACCTTCCTACTTCAAATATATAAAGGAAAATTAGTCTTTCTGAGTTAAAGAGATGAGTTAATTGCATGTGGGATTTGTGATGGAAAAATCTCTAAAATAAGCATGGTAATGAAAGTTGTTCTGTCACATTTTAGAGGGAAAGGCTGCCTCTAGTGACAGTACTAGACTATTCTCTTTTAGGACATTAGTACTTGACTAGTATATTTAGCACTGTATGTAACAATCATTAATTGTATCATAGCAAAatacttttctgttgtttttctagTAAATGTCTTTAAAACCATGTGCAGAATGTTCCTTCCCATATTGTACATTCGTTCCAGCAACTCTTGATGTGAATGATACGCTGGTGGGCttttgaaaaccaaaagaacaaGAATCTGCCAGAAGGCATAGATGggactttaaaataaatctaaaattaCTTAActactattaaaaaataaaaaggaaatctgaCTAAAGGTCTCAATAAGTTGTGTCAGCTTCTGTTAATTTAGTTCCTCTACTTCATTGCAGAAAGGCACAGTTGATCCAAAATTTATTAACAGTGTTTCATTAAAGCCACAGAGGGCAGAGTTGAATTGGAAACTCTTTTTGCTACTGCAGTTACTTGAACTTAAAATGCCAGATAGTCCCTCGACCTCAAAAGTGATGACAATCTCATCACTTCTCTACTATTCTATTTATACTTGTGCTGGGTAAAAGCTTCTTTACAATTGCTGTTTGACAAAATGAGTGTTTTGCTATGTCGCAGTAAGAATAGTGAATCATGTTTAAATAAAGAAGCTACTATGAAAGATGGTAAATCACTGTATTAGCAGCCATGTGTTACAGGGGAGAATCCACACTGCTTAATAATTAACCACATGTATCttaaaatggtttttaaaagctgatgaATATAATTCATCTGTAAGATATCATTTTATAGATGAAGAAACTTGAGCAAGATAAGATGCAGATTTCTGAAACCTAGTCCAGTGCTCAAGCGTATCTTTTGCACAATGACATGTCTGCTTTTGTGGGCATTCTGGAAATGAttgaaggagggaggaagggaaggaaggaaggaaagaaggaaggaaagaaagaaagaagggaagaaaaaaggaaagaaagaaagaaggaaggaaggagggagggaggaaggaagggaaggagggaaggttttatggcaaaactggcattcagcaggatttggattattttcctccctttctcgaagacttcttccactgtatcgccccacacaataatgtcatcaatgtattgcaggtgttctggagcttgaccctgttccagtgcagtctggatcagtccatggcagatggtagggctgtgtttccacccttggggcagtcggttccaagtgtactggacacccctccaagtaaaagcgaactgtggcctgcactctgctgcgaaaggaattgagaaaaatgcattggcaatatcagtcatgacataccacttggctgcctttgactccagttcatactgaagttctagcatgtcctgtacggcagcactcaatggtggtgtgacttcattcaggccacaatagtctactgttagtctccactctccattagactttcacactggccatatgaaaaacaacaaggtgcttggtgacagccagcatggcttcactaaggggaaatcctgcctgaccaatttggtggccttctatgatggggctacagaattgatggataagggtaaagcagttgatgtcatctacctggacttgtgcaaagtgtttgacactgtcccacacg
This sequence is a window from Lathamus discolor isolate bLatDis1 chromosome 2, bLatDis1.hap1, whole genome shotgun sequence. Protein-coding genes within it:
- the LOC136007875 gene encoding uncharacterized protein LOC136007875, whose product is MIGLIVVTVLIYWLSKLFLLLSELQNVVHYLEPVFPVVVFIKCGAWAKVFVSLYFMAMACNTGGLQQQGEMDVAVDLYPVVPLLFTALALVLASVFVRLRGAEGERPREPAAAEAARESGPGDQAAAGAGPEPGRKAAAEQREEAAEEPSPAEEPSLVAAESVPRQPPAEPQVDAGAQAAFPSKAEEEELHPGKEKLVVGEPAGTAASPAPGTSTAASLEGSEGFEWPVDTLGTCLLIAMGISMLAHTQSVFYPRPFCLISEVKQTQVCFLSGVRPQYGRTKRSSPRLDSHEWQGVWDSMSEYLVHWAPPVLWKHWRWKAAVWSPQQQAAETAEGDSELF